The Saccopteryx leptura isolate mSacLep1 chromosome 2, mSacLep1_pri_phased_curated, whole genome shotgun sequence genome has a window encoding:
- the SREBF1 gene encoding sterol regulatory element-binding protein 1 isoform X2 translates to MDCTFEDMLQLINNQDSDFPGLFDPPYAGGGAGGTDPTSPEAGSPGSSLSLPRATLSSPLEGLLGAPKAVPPLLSPPQPAPTLKMYPSGPAFSPGPGIKEEPVPLTALRSPSPQPLPGALLPPGFPAPAAPQFSSAPVLAYPSPSGSLSTGSPPGSTPQPLPGPAGVPPLSLQTQVQSAASHQLLTATATTTVAPGTTTVTSQIQQVPVLLQPHFIKADSLLLTTVKTDLGAPVKAAGVGSLAPGTAVQTGPLQTLVSGGTILATVPLVVDTDKLPINRLVASGKAPGSSQSRGEKRTAHNAIEKRYRSSINDKIIELKDLVVGTEAKLNKSAVLRKAIDYIHFLQQSNQKLKQENSSLRSAAHKSRSSIGFARTPALLLSPPVESPKDLVSACGSRGHSDVPMEGIKPEVVDTLSPPPSDAGSPSQSSPLSLGSRSGGSGSDSEPDSPVFEDSQVKPEQLPSPQSRGMLDRSRLALCALVFLCLSCNPLASLLGGWGLPGPSDATSVHQGSGRSMLGAEDRGRTGHHGYLWQRDGPGWAPRLLPPLVWLTNGLLVLVSLALLFVYGEPVTRPHSGPAVHFWRHRKQADLDLARGDFAQAAQQLWLALRALGRPLPTCHLDLACSLLWNLIRLLLQRLWVGRWLASRAGGLQRDCALRADAHTSARDAALVYHKLHQLHATGKYAGGHLTAAHLALSALNLAECAGDAVSVATMAEIYAAAALMVKTSLPRAFRFLMRCFLSSARQACLAQSGSAPLTMQWLCHPVGHRFFVDGDWTVGSPPRVSLYSSAGNPVDPLAQVTQIFREHLLEQALNCVAKPSPSPASADGDREFSDALGYLQLLNSCSEAAGAPACSFSVSSSTATTTGTDPVAKWWASLMAVVTHWLRRDEEAAERLYPLVEHLPRALQESERPLPRAALHAFRAARALLGRGKAESGPASLAVCEKASGYLQDSLTTPAGSSIDKAVQLLLCDLLLVARTSLWLRQQPSAPAQAAQNSGSGAQASALELRGFQRDLSGLRRLAQSFQPAMRRVFLHEATARLMAGASPTRTQQLLDRSLRKRAGHYGKGGALAELESRPTRREHAEALLLASCYLPPCFLSLPGQRVGMLAEAERMLEKLGDRRLLHDCQQMLLRLGGGTTVTNS, encoded by the exons ATGGATTGCACGTTCGAAG aCATGCTTCAGCTCATCAACAACCAAGACAGTGACTTCCCGGGGCTGTTCGACCCACCTTATGCTGGGGGTGGAGCAGGGGGCACTGACCCCACCAGTCCGGAAGCCGGCTCCCCGGGCAGCAGCCTGTCTTTACCTCGTGCCACTCTGAGCTCCCCGCTGGAAGGCCTTCTGGGGGCACCCAAGGCAGTACCCCCACTGTTGTCCCCTCCCCAGCCTGCGCCCACATTGAAGATGTACCCATCTGGGCCTGCCTTCTCCCCTGGACCTGGTATCAAGGAAGAGCCCGTGCCACTGACCGCCTTGCGGTCCCCCAGCCCGCAGCCCCTGCCGGGGGCCCTCCTGCCCCCGGGCTTCCCTGCGCCAGCCGCCCCGCAGTTTAGCTCTGCCCCCGTGTTGGCCTATCCCAGCCCTTCTGGAAGCCTTTCCACAG GGTCCCCTCCAGGGAGCACCCCACAGCCGCTGCCTGGCCCGGCAGGGGTCCCGCCCCTCTCCTTGCAGACCCAGGTTCAGAGTGCAGCCTCCCATCAACTGCTGAcagccaccgccaccaccacagTGGCCCCTGGAACGACCACTGTGACCTCGCAGATCCAGCAGGTCCCG GTCCTGCTGCAGCCTCACTTCATCAAAGCCGACTCGCTGCTCCTGACAACCGTGAAGACAGACTTGGGGGCCCCGGTGAAGGCGGCGGGGGTCGGCTCCCTGGCCCCTGGCACAGCTGTGCAGACTGGGCCCTTGCAG ACCCTGGTGAGCGGCGGAACCATCCTGGCGACCGTGCCGTTGGTAGTGGACACCGACAAGCTGCCCATCAATCGCCTGGTGGCCAGTGGAAAGGCCCCGGGCTCGTCCCAGAGCCGTGGCGAGAAGCGCACAGCCCACAATGCCATTGAGAAGCGCTATCGCTCCTCCATCAACGACAAGATCATCGAGCTCAAGGACCTGGTGGTGGGCACGGAGGCGAAG CTGAATAAATCTGCTGTCCTGCGCAAGGCCATCGACTACATCCACTTTCTGCAACAGAGTAACCAGAAACTCAAGCAGGAGAACTCGAGTCTGCGCAGTGCTGCCCACAAGAGCA ggtCTTCAATCGGTTTCGCCCGAACTCCAGCCCTGCTCCTTTCCCCACCTGTAGAATCTCCGAAGGACCTGGTGTCAGCTTGTGGCAGTAGAGGACACTCGGACGTGCCCATGGAGGGCATAAAGCCTGAGGTGGTGGACACATTGAGCCCACCACCTTCGGATGCAGGCTCGCCCTCCCAGAGCAGCCCCTTGTCCCTTGGCAGCAGGAGTGGTGGCAGTGGCAGTGACTCGGAGCCCGACAGCCCAGTCTTCGAGGACAGCCAG GTGAAGCCAGAGCAGCTGCCATCCCCCCAGAGCCGGGGCATGCTGGACCGCTCCCGCCTGGCCCTGTGTGCCCTcgtcttcctctgtctctcctgcaACCCTCTGGCCTCCCTGCTTGGCGGCTGGGGTCTCCCCGGCCCCTCAGATGCGACCAGCGTCCACCAGGGCTCTGGGCGCAGCatgctgggcgctgaggacagagGTAGGACAGGCCACCATGGATATCTTTGGCAGAGAG ATGGCCCTGGGTGGGCGCCGAGGCTGCTGCCCCCGCTGGTCTGGCTGACTAATGGGCTGCTGGTGCTGGTCTCCTTGGCACTTCTCTTTGTCTATGGAGAGCCGGTCACACGGCCGCACTCGGGCCCGGCCGTGCACTTCTGGAGGCACCGCAAGCAGGCTGACCTGGACCTGGCCAGG GGGGACTTCGCCCAGGCCGCCCAGCAGCTGTGGCTGGCCCTGCGCGCCCTGGGCCGGCCCCTGCCCACCTGCCACCTGGACCTGGCCTGCAGCCTGCTCTGGAACCTGATCCGCCTCCTGCTGCAGCGCCTCTGGGTGGGCCGCTGGCTGGCCAGCCGGGCAGGGGGCCTGCAGAGGGACTGCGCTCTGCGGGCCGATGCCCACACCAGTGCCCGGGACGCAGCCCTCGTCTACCACAAGCTGCACCAGCTTCACGCCACCG GGAAGTACGCGGGCGGGCACCTCACGGCTGCCCACCTGGCGCTGAGTGCGCTGAACCTGGCGGAGTGTGCAGGGGACGCCGTGTCGGTGGCCACGATGGCCGAGATCTACGCGGCCGCTGCTCTGATGGTCAAGACCAGTCTGCCACGGGCCTTCCGGTTTCTGATG CGCTGCTTCCTGAGCAGTGCCCGCCAGgcctgcctggcacagagtgggtCGGCGCCGCTCACCATGCAGTGGCTCTGCCACCCTGTGGGCCACCGTTTCTTTGTGGACGGGGACTGGACTGTGGGCAGCCCCCCGAGGGTCAGCCTGTACAGCTCGGCCGGGAACCCAG TGGACCCCTTGGCCCAGGTGACTCAGATATTCCGAGAACATCTCTTGGAGCAAGCACTGAATTGTGTGGCcaagcccagccccagccctgcctcgGCTGACGGGGACAG GGAGTTCTCGGATGCCCTCGGGTACCTGCAGCTGCTGAACAGCTGTTCTGAGGCTGCGGGGGCTCCGGCCTGCAGCTTCTCCGTCAGCTCCAGCACAGCCACCACCACTG GCACAGACCCCGTAGCCAAGTGGTGGGCCTCGCTGATGGCCGTGGTGACCCACTGGCTGCGGAGGGACGAGGAGGCCGCTGAACGGCTCTACCCGCTGGTGGAGCACCTCCCCCGCGCCCTGCAGGAGTCCGA GAGACCCTTGCCCAGGGCAGCTCTCCATGCCTTCAGGGCTGCCCGGGCCCTGCTGGGCCGTGGGAAGGCCGAGTCCGGCCCAGCCAGCCTGGCTGTCTGCGAGAAGGCCAGTGGGTACCTGCAGGACAGCCTGACCACCCCAGCTGGCAGCTCCATCGACAAG gCCGTGCAGTTGCTCCTCTGTGACCTGCTCCTCGTGGCACGCACGAGCCTGTGGCTACGGCAGCAGCCATCGGCACCAGCCCAAGCCGCGCAGAACTCCGGCAGTGGAGCCCAGGCCTCTGCCCTCGAGCTGCGGGGCTTCCAGCGGGACCTGAGTGGCCTGAGGCGTCTGGCCCAGAGCTTCCAGCCTGCCATGCGGAGG GTGTTCCTCCATGAGGCCACCGCCCGGTTGATGGCCGGGGCCAGCCCCACGCGGACGCAGCAACTCTTGGACCGCAGTCTAAGGAAGAGGGCTGGGCACTATGGcaaaggag GCGCCCTGGCCGAGCTGGAGTCACGCCCCACGCGGCGGGAGCACGCCGAGGCCCTGCTGCTGGCCTCCTGCTACCTGCCGCCCTGCTTCCTGTCGCTGCCCGGGCAGCGCGTGGGCATGCTGGCCGAGGCGGAGCGCATGCTCGAGAAGCTCGGGGACCGCCGGCTGCTGCACGACTGCCAGCAGATGCTCCTGCGCCTGGGCGGCGGGACCACCGTCACCAACAGCTAG
- the SREBF1 gene encoding sterol regulatory element-binding protein 1 isoform X8, with protein MDEPPFPEAALEQALAEPCELDVALLTDIEGASGCSRRGHPLAQLAGRPRGAAGRGAMDCTFEDMLQLINNQDSDFPGLFDPPYAGGGAGGTDPTSPEAGSPGSSLSLPRATLSSPLEGLLGAPKAVPPLLSPPQPAPTLKMYPSGPAFSPGPGIKEEPVPLTALRSPSPQPLPGALLPPGFPAPAAPQFSSAPVLAYPSPSGSLSTGSPPGSTPQPLPGPAGVPPLSLQTQVQSAASHQLLTATATTTVAPGTTTVTSQIQQVPVLLQPHFIKADSLLLTTVKTDLGAPVKAAGVGSLAPGTAVQTGPLQTLVSGGTILATVPLVVDTDKLPINRLVASGKAPGSSQSRGEKRTAHNAIEKRYRSSINDKIIELKDLVVGTEAKLNKSAVLRKAIDYIHFLQQSNQKLKQENSSLRSAAHKSKSPKDLVSACGSRGHSDVPMEGIKPEVVDTLSPPPSDAGSPSQSSPLSLGSRSGGSGSDSEPDSPVFEDSQVKPEQLPSPQSRGMLDRSRLALCALVFLCLSCNPLASLLGGWGLPGPSDATSVHQGSGRSMLGAEDRDGPGWAPRLLPPLVWLTNGLLVLVSLALLFVYGEPVTRPHSGPAVHFWRHRKQADLDLARGDFAQAAQQLWLALRALGRPLPTCHLDLACSLLWNLIRLLLQRLWVGRWLASRAGGLQRDCALRADAHTSARDAALVYHKLHQLHATGKYAGGHLTAAHLALSALNLAECAGDAVSVATMAEIYAAAALMVKTSLPRAFRFLMRCFLSSARQACLAQSGSAPLTMQWLCHPVGHRFFVDGDWTVGSPPRVSLYSSAGNPVDPLAQVTQIFREHLLEQALNCVAKPSPSPASADGDREFSDALGYLQLLNSCSEAAGAPACSFSVSSSTATTTGTDPVAKWWASLMAVVTHWLRRDEEAAERLYPLVEHLPRALQESERPLPRAALHAFRAARALLGRGKAESGPASLAVCEKASGYLQDSLTTPAGSSIDKAVQLLLCDLLLVARTSLWLRQQPSAPAQAAQNSGSGAQASALELRGFQRDLSGLRRLAQSFQPAMRRVFLHEATARLMAGASPTRTQQLLDRSLRKRAGHYGKGGALAELESRPTRREHAEALLLASCYLPPCFLSLPGQRVGMLAEAERMLEKLGDRRLLHDCQQMLLRLGGGTTVTNS; from the exons GTGCAGTCGGCGCGGACACCCGCTGGCCCAGCTGGctggacgccccagaggggcggcaGGCCGCGGAGCCATGGATTGCACGTTCGAAG aCATGCTTCAGCTCATCAACAACCAAGACAGTGACTTCCCGGGGCTGTTCGACCCACCTTATGCTGGGGGTGGAGCAGGGGGCACTGACCCCACCAGTCCGGAAGCCGGCTCCCCGGGCAGCAGCCTGTCTTTACCTCGTGCCACTCTGAGCTCCCCGCTGGAAGGCCTTCTGGGGGCACCCAAGGCAGTACCCCCACTGTTGTCCCCTCCCCAGCCTGCGCCCACATTGAAGATGTACCCATCTGGGCCTGCCTTCTCCCCTGGACCTGGTATCAAGGAAGAGCCCGTGCCACTGACCGCCTTGCGGTCCCCCAGCCCGCAGCCCCTGCCGGGGGCCCTCCTGCCCCCGGGCTTCCCTGCGCCAGCCGCCCCGCAGTTTAGCTCTGCCCCCGTGTTGGCCTATCCCAGCCCTTCTGGAAGCCTTTCCACAG GGTCCCCTCCAGGGAGCACCCCACAGCCGCTGCCTGGCCCGGCAGGGGTCCCGCCCCTCTCCTTGCAGACCCAGGTTCAGAGTGCAGCCTCCCATCAACTGCTGAcagccaccgccaccaccacagTGGCCCCTGGAACGACCACTGTGACCTCGCAGATCCAGCAGGTCCCG GTCCTGCTGCAGCCTCACTTCATCAAAGCCGACTCGCTGCTCCTGACAACCGTGAAGACAGACTTGGGGGCCCCGGTGAAGGCGGCGGGGGTCGGCTCCCTGGCCCCTGGCACAGCTGTGCAGACTGGGCCCTTGCAG ACCCTGGTGAGCGGCGGAACCATCCTGGCGACCGTGCCGTTGGTAGTGGACACCGACAAGCTGCCCATCAATCGCCTGGTGGCCAGTGGAAAGGCCCCGGGCTCGTCCCAGAGCCGTGGCGAGAAGCGCACAGCCCACAATGCCATTGAGAAGCGCTATCGCTCCTCCATCAACGACAAGATCATCGAGCTCAAGGACCTGGTGGTGGGCACGGAGGCGAAG CTGAATAAATCTGCTGTCCTGCGCAAGGCCATCGACTACATCCACTTTCTGCAACAGAGTAACCAGAAACTCAAGCAGGAGAACTCGAGTCTGCGCAGTGCTGCCCACAAGAGCA AATCTCCGAAGGACCTGGTGTCAGCTTGTGGCAGTAGAGGACACTCGGACGTGCCCATGGAGGGCATAAAGCCTGAGGTGGTGGACACATTGAGCCCACCACCTTCGGATGCAGGCTCGCCCTCCCAGAGCAGCCCCTTGTCCCTTGGCAGCAGGAGTGGTGGCAGTGGCAGTGACTCGGAGCCCGACAGCCCAGTCTTCGAGGACAGCCAG GTGAAGCCAGAGCAGCTGCCATCCCCCCAGAGCCGGGGCATGCTGGACCGCTCCCGCCTGGCCCTGTGTGCCCTcgtcttcctctgtctctcctgcaACCCTCTGGCCTCCCTGCTTGGCGGCTGGGGTCTCCCCGGCCCCTCAGATGCGACCAGCGTCCACCAGGGCTCTGGGCGCAGCatgctgggcgctgaggacagag ATGGCCCTGGGTGGGCGCCGAGGCTGCTGCCCCCGCTGGTCTGGCTGACTAATGGGCTGCTGGTGCTGGTCTCCTTGGCACTTCTCTTTGTCTATGGAGAGCCGGTCACACGGCCGCACTCGGGCCCGGCCGTGCACTTCTGGAGGCACCGCAAGCAGGCTGACCTGGACCTGGCCAGG GGGGACTTCGCCCAGGCCGCCCAGCAGCTGTGGCTGGCCCTGCGCGCCCTGGGCCGGCCCCTGCCCACCTGCCACCTGGACCTGGCCTGCAGCCTGCTCTGGAACCTGATCCGCCTCCTGCTGCAGCGCCTCTGGGTGGGCCGCTGGCTGGCCAGCCGGGCAGGGGGCCTGCAGAGGGACTGCGCTCTGCGGGCCGATGCCCACACCAGTGCCCGGGACGCAGCCCTCGTCTACCACAAGCTGCACCAGCTTCACGCCACCG GGAAGTACGCGGGCGGGCACCTCACGGCTGCCCACCTGGCGCTGAGTGCGCTGAACCTGGCGGAGTGTGCAGGGGACGCCGTGTCGGTGGCCACGATGGCCGAGATCTACGCGGCCGCTGCTCTGATGGTCAAGACCAGTCTGCCACGGGCCTTCCGGTTTCTGATG CGCTGCTTCCTGAGCAGTGCCCGCCAGgcctgcctggcacagagtgggtCGGCGCCGCTCACCATGCAGTGGCTCTGCCACCCTGTGGGCCACCGTTTCTTTGTGGACGGGGACTGGACTGTGGGCAGCCCCCCGAGGGTCAGCCTGTACAGCTCGGCCGGGAACCCAG TGGACCCCTTGGCCCAGGTGACTCAGATATTCCGAGAACATCTCTTGGAGCAAGCACTGAATTGTGTGGCcaagcccagccccagccctgcctcgGCTGACGGGGACAG GGAGTTCTCGGATGCCCTCGGGTACCTGCAGCTGCTGAACAGCTGTTCTGAGGCTGCGGGGGCTCCGGCCTGCAGCTTCTCCGTCAGCTCCAGCACAGCCACCACCACTG GCACAGACCCCGTAGCCAAGTGGTGGGCCTCGCTGATGGCCGTGGTGACCCACTGGCTGCGGAGGGACGAGGAGGCCGCTGAACGGCTCTACCCGCTGGTGGAGCACCTCCCCCGCGCCCTGCAGGAGTCCGA GAGACCCTTGCCCAGGGCAGCTCTCCATGCCTTCAGGGCTGCCCGGGCCCTGCTGGGCCGTGGGAAGGCCGAGTCCGGCCCAGCCAGCCTGGCTGTCTGCGAGAAGGCCAGTGGGTACCTGCAGGACAGCCTGACCACCCCAGCTGGCAGCTCCATCGACAAG gCCGTGCAGTTGCTCCTCTGTGACCTGCTCCTCGTGGCACGCACGAGCCTGTGGCTACGGCAGCAGCCATCGGCACCAGCCCAAGCCGCGCAGAACTCCGGCAGTGGAGCCCAGGCCTCTGCCCTCGAGCTGCGGGGCTTCCAGCGGGACCTGAGTGGCCTGAGGCGTCTGGCCCAGAGCTTCCAGCCTGCCATGCGGAGG GTGTTCCTCCATGAGGCCACCGCCCGGTTGATGGCCGGGGCCAGCCCCACGCGGACGCAGCAACTCTTGGACCGCAGTCTAAGGAAGAGGGCTGGGCACTATGGcaaaggag GCGCCCTGGCCGAGCTGGAGTCACGCCCCACGCGGCGGGAGCACGCCGAGGCCCTGCTGCTGGCCTCCTGCTACCTGCCGCCCTGCTTCCTGTCGCTGCCCGGGCAGCGCGTGGGCATGCTGGCCGAGGCGGAGCGCATGCTCGAGAAGCTCGGGGACCGCCGGCTGCTGCACGACTGCCAGCAGATGCTCCTGCGCCTGGGCGGCGGGACCACCGTCACCAACAGCTAG
- the SREBF1 gene encoding sterol regulatory element-binding protein 1 isoform X4, with the protein MDCTFEDMLQLINNQDSDFPGLFDPPYAGGGAGGTDPTSPEAGSPGSSLSLPRATLSSPLEGLLGAPKAVPPLLSPPQPAPTLKMYPSGPAFSPGPGIKEEPVPLTALRSPSPQPLPGALLPPGFPAPAAPQFSSAPVLAYPSPSGSLSTGSPPGSTPQPLPGPAGVPPLSLQTQVQSAASHQLLTATATTTVAPGTTTVTSQIQQVPVLLQPHFIKADSLLLTTVKTDLGAPVKAAGVGSLAPGTAVQTGPLQTLVSGGTILATVPLVVDTDKLPINRLVASGKAPGSSQSRGEKRTAHNAIEKRYRSSINDKIIELKDLVVGTEAKLNKSAVLRKAIDYIHFLQQSNQKLKQENSSLRSAAHKSKSPKDLVSACGSRGHSDVPMEGIKPEVVDTLSPPPSDAGSPSQSSPLSLGSRSGGSGSDSEPDSPVFEDSQVKPEQLPSPQSRGMLDRSRLALCALVFLCLSCNPLASLLGGWGLPGPSDATSVHQGSGRSMLGAEDRDGPGWAPRLLPPLVWLTNGLLVLVSLALLFVYGEPVTRPHSGPAVHFWRHRKQADLDLARGDFAQAAQQLWLALRALGRPLPTCHLDLACSLLWNLIRLLLQRLWVGRWLASRAGGLQRDCALRADAHTSARDAALVYHKLHQLHATGKYAGGHLTAAHLALSALNLAECAGDAVSVATMAEIYAAAALMVKTSLPRAFRFLMRCFLSSARQACLAQSGSAPLTMQWLCHPVGHRFFVDGDWTVGSPPRVSLYSSAGNPVDPLAQVTQIFREHLLEQALNCVAKPSPSPASADGDREFSDALGYLQLLNSCSEAAGAPACSFSVSSSTATTTGTDPVAKWWASLMAVVTHWLRRDEEAAERLYPLVEHLPRALQESERPLPRAALHAFRAARALLGRGKAESGPASLAVCEKASGYLQDSLTTPAGSSIDKAVQLLLCDLLLVARTSLWLRQQPSAPAQAAQNSGSGAQASALELRGFQRDLSGLRRLAQSFQPAMRRVFLHEATARLMAGASPTRTQQLLDRSLRKRAGHYGKGGALAELESRPTRREHAEALLLASCYLPPCFLSLPGQRVGMLAEAERMLEKLGDRRLLHDCQQMLLRLGGGTTVTNS; encoded by the exons ATGGATTGCACGTTCGAAG aCATGCTTCAGCTCATCAACAACCAAGACAGTGACTTCCCGGGGCTGTTCGACCCACCTTATGCTGGGGGTGGAGCAGGGGGCACTGACCCCACCAGTCCGGAAGCCGGCTCCCCGGGCAGCAGCCTGTCTTTACCTCGTGCCACTCTGAGCTCCCCGCTGGAAGGCCTTCTGGGGGCACCCAAGGCAGTACCCCCACTGTTGTCCCCTCCCCAGCCTGCGCCCACATTGAAGATGTACCCATCTGGGCCTGCCTTCTCCCCTGGACCTGGTATCAAGGAAGAGCCCGTGCCACTGACCGCCTTGCGGTCCCCCAGCCCGCAGCCCCTGCCGGGGGCCCTCCTGCCCCCGGGCTTCCCTGCGCCAGCCGCCCCGCAGTTTAGCTCTGCCCCCGTGTTGGCCTATCCCAGCCCTTCTGGAAGCCTTTCCACAG GGTCCCCTCCAGGGAGCACCCCACAGCCGCTGCCTGGCCCGGCAGGGGTCCCGCCCCTCTCCTTGCAGACCCAGGTTCAGAGTGCAGCCTCCCATCAACTGCTGAcagccaccgccaccaccacagTGGCCCCTGGAACGACCACTGTGACCTCGCAGATCCAGCAGGTCCCG GTCCTGCTGCAGCCTCACTTCATCAAAGCCGACTCGCTGCTCCTGACAACCGTGAAGACAGACTTGGGGGCCCCGGTGAAGGCGGCGGGGGTCGGCTCCCTGGCCCCTGGCACAGCTGTGCAGACTGGGCCCTTGCAG ACCCTGGTGAGCGGCGGAACCATCCTGGCGACCGTGCCGTTGGTAGTGGACACCGACAAGCTGCCCATCAATCGCCTGGTGGCCAGTGGAAAGGCCCCGGGCTCGTCCCAGAGCCGTGGCGAGAAGCGCACAGCCCACAATGCCATTGAGAAGCGCTATCGCTCCTCCATCAACGACAAGATCATCGAGCTCAAGGACCTGGTGGTGGGCACGGAGGCGAAG CTGAATAAATCTGCTGTCCTGCGCAAGGCCATCGACTACATCCACTTTCTGCAACAGAGTAACCAGAAACTCAAGCAGGAGAACTCGAGTCTGCGCAGTGCTGCCCACAAGAGCA AATCTCCGAAGGACCTGGTGTCAGCTTGTGGCAGTAGAGGACACTCGGACGTGCCCATGGAGGGCATAAAGCCTGAGGTGGTGGACACATTGAGCCCACCACCTTCGGATGCAGGCTCGCCCTCCCAGAGCAGCCCCTTGTCCCTTGGCAGCAGGAGTGGTGGCAGTGGCAGTGACTCGGAGCCCGACAGCCCAGTCTTCGAGGACAGCCAG GTGAAGCCAGAGCAGCTGCCATCCCCCCAGAGCCGGGGCATGCTGGACCGCTCCCGCCTGGCCCTGTGTGCCCTcgtcttcctctgtctctcctgcaACCCTCTGGCCTCCCTGCTTGGCGGCTGGGGTCTCCCCGGCCCCTCAGATGCGACCAGCGTCCACCAGGGCTCTGGGCGCAGCatgctgggcgctgaggacagag ATGGCCCTGGGTGGGCGCCGAGGCTGCTGCCCCCGCTGGTCTGGCTGACTAATGGGCTGCTGGTGCTGGTCTCCTTGGCACTTCTCTTTGTCTATGGAGAGCCGGTCACACGGCCGCACTCGGGCCCGGCCGTGCACTTCTGGAGGCACCGCAAGCAGGCTGACCTGGACCTGGCCAGG GGGGACTTCGCCCAGGCCGCCCAGCAGCTGTGGCTGGCCCTGCGCGCCCTGGGCCGGCCCCTGCCCACCTGCCACCTGGACCTGGCCTGCAGCCTGCTCTGGAACCTGATCCGCCTCCTGCTGCAGCGCCTCTGGGTGGGCCGCTGGCTGGCCAGCCGGGCAGGGGGCCTGCAGAGGGACTGCGCTCTGCGGGCCGATGCCCACACCAGTGCCCGGGACGCAGCCCTCGTCTACCACAAGCTGCACCAGCTTCACGCCACCG GGAAGTACGCGGGCGGGCACCTCACGGCTGCCCACCTGGCGCTGAGTGCGCTGAACCTGGCGGAGTGTGCAGGGGACGCCGTGTCGGTGGCCACGATGGCCGAGATCTACGCGGCCGCTGCTCTGATGGTCAAGACCAGTCTGCCACGGGCCTTCCGGTTTCTGATG CGCTGCTTCCTGAGCAGTGCCCGCCAGgcctgcctggcacagagtgggtCGGCGCCGCTCACCATGCAGTGGCTCTGCCACCCTGTGGGCCACCGTTTCTTTGTGGACGGGGACTGGACTGTGGGCAGCCCCCCGAGGGTCAGCCTGTACAGCTCGGCCGGGAACCCAG TGGACCCCTTGGCCCAGGTGACTCAGATATTCCGAGAACATCTCTTGGAGCAAGCACTGAATTGTGTGGCcaagcccagccccagccctgcctcgGCTGACGGGGACAG GGAGTTCTCGGATGCCCTCGGGTACCTGCAGCTGCTGAACAGCTGTTCTGAGGCTGCGGGGGCTCCGGCCTGCAGCTTCTCCGTCAGCTCCAGCACAGCCACCACCACTG GCACAGACCCCGTAGCCAAGTGGTGGGCCTCGCTGATGGCCGTGGTGACCCACTGGCTGCGGAGGGACGAGGAGGCCGCTGAACGGCTCTACCCGCTGGTGGAGCACCTCCCCCGCGCCCTGCAGGAGTCCGA GAGACCCTTGCCCAGGGCAGCTCTCCATGCCTTCAGGGCTGCCCGGGCCCTGCTGGGCCGTGGGAAGGCCGAGTCCGGCCCAGCCAGCCTGGCTGTCTGCGAGAAGGCCAGTGGGTACCTGCAGGACAGCCTGACCACCCCAGCTGGCAGCTCCATCGACAAG gCCGTGCAGTTGCTCCTCTGTGACCTGCTCCTCGTGGCACGCACGAGCCTGTGGCTACGGCAGCAGCCATCGGCACCAGCCCAAGCCGCGCAGAACTCCGGCAGTGGAGCCCAGGCCTCTGCCCTCGAGCTGCGGGGCTTCCAGCGGGACCTGAGTGGCCTGAGGCGTCTGGCCCAGAGCTTCCAGCCTGCCATGCGGAGG GTGTTCCTCCATGAGGCCACCGCCCGGTTGATGGCCGGGGCCAGCCCCACGCGGACGCAGCAACTCTTGGACCGCAGTCTAAGGAAGAGGGCTGGGCACTATGGcaaaggag GCGCCCTGGCCGAGCTGGAGTCACGCCCCACGCGGCGGGAGCACGCCGAGGCCCTGCTGCTGGCCTCCTGCTACCTGCCGCCCTGCTTCCTGTCGCTGCCCGGGCAGCGCGTGGGCATGCTGGCCGAGGCGGAGCGCATGCTCGAGAAGCTCGGGGACCGCCGGCTGCTGCACGACTGCCAGCAGATGCTCCTGCGCCTGGGCGGCGGGACCACCGTCACCAACAGCTAG